The Comamonas sp. GB3 AK4-5 genome includes a region encoding these proteins:
- a CDS encoding aspartate/glutamate racemase family protein, giving the protein MTAHTTLLPDIPRVIGLVGGMSWESSALYYQQINQEVRRRLGPLRSARLLMYSVDFGAIELAQREGRWDDAAAILADAAQRLHRGGADGLVLCTNTMHKVAAAMEQAVPIPLLHIADPVGRAAQAMGASAIGLLGTRFTMEQPFLRERLEQQWGLQVLVPDAEERSEVHRIIYDELCAGVIDAGSRQRYQAIIQHLAARGAQAVVLGCTEITLLIQPTDSALPVLDSTRLHALAAVDFALDGSAAMPECSPC; this is encoded by the coding sequence ATGACAGCACACACCACATTGCTTCCGGACATTCCCCGCGTCATCGGCCTGGTGGGCGGGATGAGCTGGGAATCCAGCGCCCTCTACTATCAGCAGATCAACCAGGAGGTGCGCCGCCGCCTGGGCCCGCTGCGCTCGGCCAGGCTGTTGATGTACAGCGTGGATTTTGGCGCCATTGAGCTGGCCCAGCGCGAAGGCCGTTGGGACGATGCGGCTGCCATCCTGGCAGATGCCGCACAGCGCCTGCACCGTGGCGGCGCCGATGGGCTGGTGCTGTGTACCAACACCATGCACAAGGTGGCCGCGGCGATGGAGCAGGCCGTGCCCATTCCACTGCTGCATATTGCCGACCCCGTGGGCCGTGCTGCGCAAGCCATGGGTGCGAGCGCGATTGGCCTGCTGGGCACGCGCTTCACCATGGAGCAGCCTTTTTTGCGCGAACGCCTGGAGCAGCAATGGGGGCTGCAGGTGCTGGTGCCCGATGCCGAGGAGCGCAGCGAGGTGCATCGCATCATTTATGACGAGCTGTGCGCCGGCGTCATTGATGCGGGCTCGCGCCAACGCTACCAGGCCATCATTCAGCACCTGGCCGCACGCGGCGCGCAGGCCGTGGTGCTGGGCTGCACGGAGATCACGCTGCTGATCCAGCCCACCGACAGCGCATTGCCCGTGCTGGACAGCACCAGACTGCATGCGCTGGCGGCCGTGGACTTTGCCTTGGATGGATCCGCCGCAATGCCAGAATGCAGCCCTTGTTAG
- a CDS encoding helix-turn-helix transcriptional regulator, translating into MRDSPCLQAPAPDQLIQVELLARKAYSGSDPARMHALGIALERQRGVHAIGSDRRQDFDTWPGTLSYTPPGVDVFSESAVGGEYLVLRWASDDVLSNAGMPQRRHSWTGQAKALAASQRLRHALLAAEPDRLAVEEAAWEFLAGPIPPTRISNPVQQACYRRVLDRIHAEFDQPLTLADLAGAESLQPLQLLRGFTRQVGMTPHAFIVETRMQSARAALRAGHASLADIALDCGFAHQSHMGAAFRKLLGLTPMQYRQLQRIQPLQDRPLALKKP; encoded by the coding sequence ATGCGCGATTCGCCCTGTTTACAAGCCCCTGCGCCTGATCAGCTGATTCAGGTGGAACTGCTGGCGCGCAAGGCCTACAGCGGCAGCGACCCTGCGCGCATGCACGCGCTGGGTATCGCGCTGGAGCGCCAGCGCGGCGTGCATGCCATTGGCTCTGACCGCCGCCAAGACTTTGACACCTGGCCCGGTACGCTGTCGTACACACCACCCGGTGTCGATGTCTTTTCCGAATCGGCCGTGGGCGGCGAGTACCTGGTGCTACGCTGGGCCTCGGACGATGTACTGTCCAACGCCGGCATGCCGCAGCGCCGCCACTCCTGGACGGGCCAGGCCAAGGCACTGGCGGCATCACAGCGCCTGCGCCACGCCCTGCTGGCAGCCGAGCCAGACCGGCTCGCCGTGGAAGAAGCGGCATGGGAATTTTTGGCTGGCCCCATCCCCCCCACACGCATCTCCAATCCAGTCCAGCAGGCCTGCTACCGGCGTGTGCTGGACCGCATCCATGCCGAATTCGACCAGCCCCTCACCCTTGCCGATCTGGCAGGGGCTGAGAGCTTGCAGCCGCTGCAATTGCTGCGCGGCTTCACCCGGCAGGTGGGTATGACACCCCATGCCTTCATCGTCGAAACCCGCATGCAGTCGGCGCGTGCGGCCTTGCGCGCAGGCCATGCCAGCCTGGCCGACATTGCCCTGGACTGCGGCTTTGCCCACCAATCGCACATGGGCGCAGCCTTTCGCAAGCTGCTGGGGCTGACGCCCATGCAATACCGACAGCTGCAGCGTATTCAGCCCCTGCAAGACAGGCCCTTGGCACTCAAAAAACCATAG
- a CDS encoding gamma carbonic anhydrase family protein, producing the protein MAIYELDGVAPVIPASAWVADSAEVMGRVELGEDASIWFGVVVRGDTDHITIGAGSNIQDASVLHADFGAPLTIGANVTVGHQVMLHGCTIGDESLIGIGAVVLNGAKIGKNCLVGAGSLVTEGKEFPDGSMILGSPAKVVRQLSPEQIEGLRQSARHYVLNAQRFKSGLRKLG; encoded by the coding sequence ATGGCAATTTACGAACTTGACGGCGTGGCGCCAGTGATTCCCGCATCGGCCTGGGTGGCCGACAGCGCCGAGGTGATGGGCCGGGTTGAATTGGGCGAAGACGCCAGCATATGGTTCGGAGTCGTGGTCCGTGGCGACACAGACCACATCACCATAGGCGCCGGCAGCAACATCCAGGACGCCAGCGTGCTGCATGCCGATTTCGGCGCGCCGCTGACCATTGGGGCCAACGTCACCGTGGGCCACCAGGTGATGCTGCATGGCTGCACCATTGGTGATGAATCCCTGATCGGCATTGGCGCCGTGGTGCTCAATGGGGCGAAAATCGGCAAGAACTGCCTGGTGGGCGCGGGTTCGCTGGTCACCGAGGGCAAGGAGTTTCCCGATGGCTCCATGATTTTGGGCAGCCCCGCCAAGGTGGTGCGCCAGCTGAGCCCGGAACAGATCGAAGGCCTGCGCCAAAGCGCACGCCACTATGTACTGAATGCGCAGCGCTTCAAAAGCGGCTTGCGCAAGCTCGGCTGA
- a CDS encoding ferritin-like domain-containing protein, producing the protein MELRHRALEVLRLTDPEQKALAALDLHAQQALYSIAADAQLPAMDPAALPGRPERPPLRHHTEVARRAPGTAEGRAVLIHAIAHIEFNAINLALDAVWRFAGMPEPYYRDWLQVAAEEGKHFLLLRDHLRQHHGQDYGDHPAHQGLWTMCEKTADDITARMALVPRTLEARGLDATPQIQLKLRNTKAVDALAAVDILDIILREEVGHVAIGNHWYRWLCQQQGLDPEALYLELTARYEAPRLRPPFNTAARLQAGFTQAELEWLQQVM; encoded by the coding sequence ATGGAGCTACGCCACCGTGCCTTGGAGGTCTTGCGCCTCACGGACCCCGAACAAAAAGCCCTTGCAGCGCTTGATCTACATGCGCAGCAAGCTCTGTATTCCATAGCAGCCGATGCACAGCTGCCGGCCATGGACCCGGCCGCGCTGCCCGGCCGCCCGGAACGCCCCCCGCTGCGCCACCACACCGAGGTGGCCCGCCGCGCCCCGGGCACAGCCGAAGGCCGGGCCGTGCTGATCCATGCCATTGCCCATATCGAGTTCAACGCCATCAACCTGGCGCTGGATGCTGTGTGGCGTTTTGCCGGCATGCCCGAGCCCTATTACCGCGACTGGCTGCAGGTAGCGGCCGAAGAAGGCAAACATTTTCTGCTGCTGCGCGACCACCTGCGCCAGCACCACGGCCAGGACTATGGCGACCACCCGGCCCACCAAGGGCTGTGGACCATGTGCGAGAAGACCGCCGACGACATCACCGCCCGCATGGCCCTGGTGCCGCGCACGCTGGAGGCGCGCGGCCTGGACGCCACGCCGCAGATCCAGCTCAAGCTGCGCAATACCAAGGCCGTCGATGCCCTGGCGGCCGTGGACATTCTGGACATCATCTTGCGCGAGGAAGTCGGCCATGTGGCCATAGGCAACCACTGGTACCGCTGGCTGTGCCAGCAGCAGGGGCTGGACCCCGAGGCGCTGTACCTGGAGCTGACGGCGCGCTACGAGGCCCCGCGCCTGCGCCCGCCCTTCAACACCGCAGCCCGTCTGCAGGCCGGCTTTACCCAGGCCGAGCTGGAATGGCTACAGCAGGTGATGTAG
- a CDS encoding Hsp33 family molecular chaperone HslO, protein MSELHKFLFDGQPVRGMIVRLTDAWQEILSRRASNTETGPYATPVRELLGEMAAAGVLMQSNIKFNGALVLQVMGDGPVKLAVADVNSDLTLRATASVQAAVADGDGLPELVNLQGGGRCAITLDPKDRRPGQQPYQGVVPLQDADGKKFARLQDALQFYMLQSEQLETTIVLAANDQVAAGLMIQRMPVKGEANLAGATESDAQGDDRNGFNEDYNRIAHLAASLTRDELLSLDVETILHRLFWEEKLLRFAPQQDEETGPRFACTCSRERVQNMLRSLGQEEVDSIVAERSHVEVGCDYCGQQYHFDAIDAARLFADAATQPPASSVVQ, encoded by the coding sequence GTGTCTGAACTGCATAAATTCCTTTTCGACGGCCAGCCGGTGCGCGGCATGATCGTGCGCCTGACCGATGCTTGGCAGGAAATCCTGAGCCGCCGTGCCAGCAACACCGAAACAGGCCCCTACGCCACGCCCGTGCGCGAGCTGCTGGGCGAGATGGCGGCCGCCGGCGTGCTGATGCAGTCCAACATCAAGTTCAACGGCGCGCTGGTGTTGCAGGTCATGGGGGACGGCCCGGTCAAGCTGGCCGTGGCCGATGTGAACTCCGACCTCACGCTGCGCGCCACCGCCAGCGTGCAAGCTGCCGTGGCGGATGGCGACGGCCTGCCCGAGCTGGTGAACCTGCAGGGCGGTGGCCGCTGCGCCATCACACTGGACCCCAAGGACCGCCGCCCCGGCCAGCAGCCCTACCAGGGTGTGGTGCCGCTGCAGGACGCCGACGGCAAGAAGTTCGCCCGCCTGCAGGACGCGCTGCAGTTCTACATGCTGCAGTCCGAGCAGCTGGAGACCACCATCGTGCTGGCTGCCAACGACCAGGTGGCCGCCGGCCTGATGATCCAGCGCATGCCGGTCAAGGGCGAGGCCAATCTGGCCGGCGCCACCGAAAGCGACGCCCAGGGCGATGACCGCAACGGCTTCAACGAAGACTACAACCGCATCGCCCACCTGGCCGCCAGCCTGACGCGTGACGAGCTCTTGAGCCTGGATGTGGAGACCATCCTGCACCGCCTGTTCTGGGAGGAAAAGCTGCTGCGTTTTGCCCCCCAGCAGGACGAGGAAACCGGCCCCCGCTTTGCCTGCACCTGCAGCCGCGAACGCGTGCAGAACATGCTGCGCTCGCTGGGCCAGGAAGAGGTGGACAGCATCGTGGCCGAACGCAGCCATGTGGAAGTGGGCTGCGACTACTGCGGCCAGCAATACCATTTCGACGCCATCGACGCGGCCCGCCTCTTTGCCGACGCGGCCACGCAGCCGCCAGCGTCCAGCGTGGTGCAGTAA
- a CDS encoding serine hydrolase domain-containing protein produces the protein MSLKKRMLGTLTIVGAAAVGGWFSLDKETRGLLATVPTNRDVLFWTQPQRDAAFRALDRIPLLAKSHVVPASGTVSPLPPGAPLKLKSDVDAYMAGQRSAALLVVHDGKLRLERYGLGFDGTGRWTSFSVAKSFTSTLVGAAVKDGFIKSLDDKVSIYIPELKGSAYDEVSVRQLLTMTSGVKWNEDYADPNSDVAKFNNHQPEKGMEALVSYMRKLPREAPAGTRWLYSTGETNLVGTLVQQATQKPLATYLAEKVWGPAGMEQQATWIVSKTGKEIGGCCVQASPRDYARLGLFILNGAKVNGQSIVPDGWWAEASTKRTEIGLPGRGYGYQWWTYDDGSYTARGIFGQGIFIDPQRKLVIVSNASWAGGARDPEATAARESFYREVQKAIDAEGALPAR, from the coding sequence TTGTCTTTGAAAAAACGGATGCTGGGCACTCTGACCATTGTGGGTGCTGCCGCCGTGGGCGGCTGGTTCAGCCTGGACAAGGAGACGCGGGGGCTTTTGGCTACGGTACCGACCAATCGCGATGTGCTGTTCTGGACGCAGCCGCAACGCGACGCCGCCTTTCGCGCGTTGGACCGCATCCCCCTGCTCGCCAAGTCCCATGTGGTGCCGGCCAGTGGCACCGTCTCCCCCTTGCCCCCAGGCGCGCCGCTCAAGCTCAAGAGCGATGTGGATGCCTATATGGCGGGCCAGCGCAGTGCCGCGCTGCTGGTGGTGCATGACGGCAAGCTGCGACTGGAGCGCTATGGCCTGGGCTTTGATGGCACGGGGCGCTGGACCAGCTTTTCCGTCGCCAAGTCGTTCACCTCCACGCTGGTGGGTGCTGCGGTGAAGGATGGCTTCATCAAGAGCCTGGACGACAAGGTGAGCATCTACATTCCCGAGCTCAAGGGCTCGGCCTACGACGAGGTGAGCGTGCGGCAGCTGCTGACCATGACCTCCGGCGTGAAGTGGAATGAAGACTACGCCGATCCCAACTCGGACGTGGCCAAGTTCAACAACCACCAGCCGGAAAAAGGCATGGAAGCCCTGGTGAGCTATATGCGCAAACTTCCGCGCGAAGCACCGGCCGGCACCCGCTGGCTGTACAGCACGGGCGAGACCAATCTGGTGGGTACGCTGGTGCAGCAGGCCACCCAAAAGCCTTTGGCCACCTATCTGGCCGAGAAGGTCTGGGGCCCTGCGGGCATGGAGCAGCAGGCCACGTGGATTGTGAGCAAAACCGGCAAGGAGATTGGCGGGTGCTGCGTGCAGGCCTCGCCACGCGACTATGCCCGCCTGGGCCTGTTCATACTGAATGGCGCCAAGGTCAACGGCCAGAGCATCGTGCCCGATGGCTGGTGGGCCGAGGCGAGCACCAAGCGCACCGAGATCGGCCTCCCTGGGCGCGGCTACGGTTACCAGTGGTGGACCTATGACGATGGCAGCTACACGGCCCGCGGCATTTTTGGCCAGGGCATTTTTATCGACCCCCAACGCAAACTGGTGATCGTCTCCAACGCCAGCTGGGCCGGCGGGGCGCGAGACCCGGAGGCCACCGCAGCGCGTGAAAGCTTCTACCGCGAGGTGCAAAAAGCCATCGACGCAGAAGGAGCGCTGCCGGCCCGATGA
- a CDS encoding DUF2625 domain-containing protein: MRTLDALLDAHDPALPLIKAWAQDARVPVELLPPSAERDAVLLALQVTTRSPLGALAHGTGGILVDGGWLRMLGSGHPRLTRQLHGWNQGRSHGFLLIADDAVGGFFAINGGGLGEDLGKVHYLAPDTLAWESLEIGHTAFVQWAFSDGLGDFYRDLRWEGWQRDVAALDGDSCFSFYPFLFTAQGAVQTSARKPVPVAEHYAFVQQVGGEDLP, translated from the coding sequence ATGCGAACACTGGACGCGCTGCTGGATGCGCATGATCCGGCTTTGCCACTGATCAAAGCCTGGGCCCAAGACGCCCGCGTCCCCGTGGAGCTACTGCCCCCTTCGGCAGAGCGGGACGCCGTGCTGCTGGCGCTCCAGGTAACCACTCGCTCCCCGCTGGGGGCGCTGGCGCATGGCACTGGCGGCATCCTGGTCGATGGCGGCTGGCTGCGCATGCTGGGCTCGGGCCATCCCCGGCTCACCCGCCAGCTGCATGGTTGGAACCAGGGGCGCAGCCATGGATTCTTGTTGATTGCGGATGATGCCGTGGGTGGCTTTTTTGCCATCAATGGCGGTGGTTTGGGTGAGGATCTGGGCAAGGTCCACTACCTCGCGCCGGACACCTTGGCCTGGGAGTCGTTGGAGATAGGTCACACGGCTTTTGTGCAATGGGCTTTCAGCGATGGGCTGGGCGACTTCTACCGCGATCTGCGCTGGGAGGGGTGGCAGCGCGATGTGGCGGCCCTGGATGGCGACAGCTGTTTCAGCTTTTATCCCTTTCTGTTCACCGCACAGGGCGCGGTGCAGACCAGTGCACGCAAGCCCGTACCCGTGGCGGAGCACTATGCCTTCGTGCAGCAAGTAGGGG